In Humulus lupulus chromosome 6, drHumLupu1.1, whole genome shotgun sequence, a single genomic region encodes these proteins:
- the LOC133782637 gene encoding probable disease resistance protein At4g27220 has product MDYLGKLLEVKEYISSYCNLNKQMQKLKRKLDELSSREVDIISELEYAESFSLKKRKKEVENWLENVKRKKDEVRMMEQAVIQERRLQSRVQLGKCMEELTKEVTELLQSGRFCKGLILDVNDTRGNALLTTKLVGEMFNENMDKIRTCLLKEEVISIGIYGMGGVGKTTLVTHIHNQLLKESCTFGNVYWVTVSKDFSICKLQNDIAKVVSLDLSCEDDEKKRASKLLQALMRRKKFVLILDDLWNHFLFEKVGIPVKANGCKLILTSRSLEVCRRLGCQMNIKVEPLSEEEGWKLFVEKLERRVWFTHELEDVARSVAKECAGLPLGIITMAGSMREVDDICEWRNALEKLKQSKLEQDDMETDVYQVLRVSYRSLSDSNVQRCFLYCALYPEDYKIKRDELIDQFIDEGFIERMTSRRAQFDRGHAILNKLENSCLLEGAVEYFPSEKKCVKMHDLVRDMALQLASSDLGFMVRAGEGLKDLPDEDTWTKNLEKVSLMHNKIPEIPAGAAPNCSRLSTLMLQFNDLKRIPDSFFVHLQGLKVLDLSHTGIESLPSSMSDLDNLTALSLKECDMLQNLPSLARLTALRRLDLANSGIIEVPQGMEMLVNLRYLNLHAPNLKMLPDGILPKLSRLQCLIIYGLSKTLNVKGDEVASLRKLETFAGQFFDVSNLNTYVKSFEGGGPCSYLLQVGLDDPYFAPIESGNFDKQVILKDCRISRSTEGEDSLVLPTDVQYLYFHECHDAISLCDIASLNTASNLNTLVINNCEGVEFVISSSSSSLCAPLQCLESLRLAFLPNLHTLFTREIAESPLVPPTPPPGTFSSLKEFRIYNCSSIKILLAPELLTCLQNLEEIHVEDCGQMVEIIAAPSDDDAEVMMVREELRTITISLPKLKVLQLWNLSELRSICSYGMLVCDSLQLVAVRYCKKLKRIPISMPWLDNQPYPPPSLQIIKAYPKEWWDSLEWEHPKAKDVLGPFCQFSRYL; this is encoded by the coding sequence ATGGACTACTTGGGAAAATTACTTGAGGTTAAAGAATATATAAGCAGTTACTGCAATCTTAATAAGCAGATGCAAAAGCTGAAAAGAAAGTTAGACGAACTGAGCAGCAGAGAAGTCGATATTATTAGTGAACTAGAATATGCAGAGTCATTTTcgttaaagaaaagaaagaaagaagtggaaaattggctggaaaatgtGAAAAGGAAAAAAGATGAAGTTCGGATGATGGAGCAAGCAGTGATACAAGAGAGGCGATTGCAGTCACGTGTGCAGTTGGGGAAATGCATGGAAGAGCTTACAAAAGAAGTAACAGAACTTCTACAAAGTGGTAGATTTTGTAAAGGGTTGATACTTGATGTAAATGACACTAGAGGCAATGCATTGTTGACAACAAAATTAGTTGGTGAGATGTTTAATGAGAATATGGATAAGATTCGCACATGTTTACTGAAGGAAGAGGTCATAAGCATTGGCATTTATGGCATGGGTGGAGTGGGGAAAACAACCCTTGTGACGCACATCCATAACCAGCTTTTGAAGGAGTCATGTACCTTTGGTAATGTTTACTGGGTCACTGTGTCAAAAGATTTTAGCATTTGTAAATTGCAGAATGACATAGCCAAAGTAGTGTCTCTTGATCTTTCATGTGAGGATGATGAAAAGAAAAGGGCGTCGAAATTGCTACAAGCTTTGATGAGAAGGAAGAAGTTTGTTCTCATCTTAGATGATCTGTGGAATCATTTTCTTTTTGAGAAGGTGGGAATTCCTGTCAAAGCAAATGGCTGCAAATTGATTCTGACATCAAGATCTTTGGAAGTGTGTCGCAGGTTGGGTTGCCAAATGAACATCAAAGTAGAACCTCTTTCCGAGGAAGAAGGTTGGAAATTATTTGTAGAGAAACTTGAGCGGAGAGTTTGGTTCACTCATGAGCTTGAAGATGTTGCAAGGTCTGTTGCAAAAGAATGTGCAGGGCTGCCACTGGGGATAATTACAATGGCTGGAAGCATGAGAGAAGTGGATGATATATGCGAGTGGAGAAATGCGTTGGAAAAACTGAAGCAATCAAAACTGGAGCAAGATGACATGGAAACTGATGTATATCAAGTACTGAGGGTTAGCTATAGAAGTTTGAGTGATTCTAATGTGCAAAGATGTTTCTTATACTGTGCTCTCTACCCCGAGGATTATAAAATCAAAAGAGATGAGTTGATAGACCAGTTTATAGATGAGGGCTTCATAGAGAGAATGACAAGTAGGCGGGCACAGTTTGATAGGGGTCATGCTATTTTGAATAAACTTGAAAATTCTTGCTTATTGGAAGGTGCTGTAGAGTATTTCCCATCTGAGAAGAAGTGTGTGAAGATGCATGATCTAGTAAGAGACATGGCTCTTCAGTTGGCAAGTTCAGATCTAGGATTCATGGTAAGAGCTGGAGAAGGATTAAAAGATTTACCAGATGAAGACACTTGGACAAAGAATCTTGAGAAAGTCTCTTTGATGCATAACAAAATTCCAGAAATTCCTGCTGGTGCAGCACCAAATTGTTCTAGACTTTCAACTCTGATGCTACAGTTTAATGATCTAAAAAGGATCCCAGATTCCTTTTTTGTCCATTTGCAGGGTCTCAAGGTTCTTGATCTATCACATACTGGCATTGAAAGTTTGCCGAGTTCAATGTCTGATTTGGACAATCTCACTGCGCTTTCACTTAAAGAATGTGATATGCTACAAAATCTCCCTTCCTTAGCAAGGCTGACTGCCCTGAGGAGGCTGGACCTTGCAAACTCAGGAATTATAGAAGTTCCTCAAGGTATGGAAATGCTGGTCAATCTCAGATACTTGAATCTCCATGCACCTAATCTAAAGATGTTGCCTGATGGGATTCTACCAAAACTTTCTCGTCTCCAGTGCTTAATAATTTATGGGTTATCCAAGACACTAAATGTGAAAGGAGATGAAGTAGCAAGCTTGAGAAAGCTGGAAACTTTTGCTGGTCAATTTTTTGATGTTAGCAACCTCAATACTTATGTCAAATCCTTTGAGGGAGGAGGACCATGTAGTTACCTACTTCAAGTTGGATTAGACGACCCTTATTTTGCACCAATTGAAAGCGGAAACTTTGATAAACAAGTGATTTTGAAAGACTGCAGGATAAGCAGGAGCACGGAAGGAGAAGACTCCCTGGTTCTACCAACTGATGTTCAGTATCTATATTTTCATGAGTGCCATGATGCAATTAGTTTATGCGACATTGCATCATTGAACACTGCAAGTAACTTAAATACTCTTGTAATCAATAACTGTGAGGGGGTGGAATTTGTTatctcttcttcatcatcctcgCTTTGTGCTCCTCTGCAATGCCTAGAGTCACTACGCCTTGCATTTCTGCCGAATTTACACACCCTCTTTACGAGGGAGATAGCTGAATCACCACTTgtaccaccaacaccaccaccagGAACTTTTTCAAGTCTTAAAGAGTTTAGGATCTATAACTGTTCCAGTATAAAAATCTTGCTCGCTCCTGAGTTGCTGACATGCCTCCAAAACCTGGAAGAAATTCATGTAGAAGATTGTGGACAAATGGTAGAGATAATTGCAGCACCAAGTGATGATGATGCAGAAGTGATGATGGTTAGAGAAGAACTGAGAACTATCACAATCTCTCTTCCCAAGCTGAAGGTTTTACAACTTTGGAACCTTTCAGAACTGAGAAGCATTTGTAGTTATGGCATGTTGGTTTGTGATTCTCTCCAACTTGTTGCAGTTCGCTACTGCAAGAAGCTGAAAAGGATCCCTATCTCTATGCCCTGGCTTGACAACCAGCCATATCCTCCGCcttctcttcaaattatcaaagcatATCCAAAAGAATGGTGGGATTCTCTAGAATGGGAGCATCCAAAAGCTAAGGATGTCCTTGGGCCCTTTTGTCAATTTTCAAGATATTTGTAG